The Archocentrus centrarchus isolate MPI-CPG fArcCen1 chromosome 13, fArcCen1, whole genome shotgun sequence genomic interval tccgattgagcacatctgggacatcattgtctcgctccatccaccaatgtcacattgcaccacagactgtccaggagttggcggatgctttagtccaggtctggaaggagatccctcaggagaccatctgccacctcatcaggagcatgccaaggtgttgtagggaggtcatacaggcacgtggaggccacacacaatactgagcctcattttgacttgttttaaggacattacatcaaagatggaccagcctgtagtgtgtttttccactttaattttgtgtgtgactccaaatccaggcctccattggttaataaatttgatttccattgaagatttttgtgtgattttgttgtcagcacattcaactttgtacagaacaaagtattcaatgagaatatttcattccttcagatctaggatgtgttatttgagtgttccttttatttttttgagcagtctaTTTGCTATATTAGCATCCAGTTTCATAAAGTAGATTAAAAAGAGATACAGGCATAAGAGATTAATAATATATGAGGACAAATAATGTCATgctcattcatttttttgtcttataGATGTAAAGTGtgactgttttctttcattttgtgtcATCTCTAGCAAGACATTCTAACAAAGTTTTACAAGTCAAAGTTTTTTGTGACCCATATTATCCTATCCACTGTTGCATTTTGATATGATTGGGTGATCTCGTGATGACTCATGAGAAACAATGAAGTGGCACAAGCATCAGAGATATTAAAGCAGTTCATTGCTCTGTCATAGACTATGTTGGAGGAGCACTGCTTTTAGCACACAGTTTTGATGGGTTCACAGTGGCTTATCCATTCAGCGCTTGTTGGTAATTGtctttggctgttttttcatgtcttctgtAATGCTGTTTGTATTGTGTTCTCTGGTGTTAACACTGTAGGTAATAGACAGCCACTACATGTGGAAGGAGGTGTTGTGGGAAAAGCCCTGAGAGTGACACAGCATGATTTAAAGATAGGGGCAGCCAGAAGTGTTGATTCAAGTTTACCTCAGTGTGTAAAACTGGGAGGCAGTGAGCTCCTATACCTGCACTCTGATGGGGATGTTGTGATTGGAGGGTTTTTCCCTTTACATTATGTCGCCACTAAGCCACAGCACAGCTACAACAGCAAACCTCAGATTGCATCTTGTAGCAGGTGTGTGTAAGGGTACTGTTAATATCTGCATGCTATTGGTTTGACTGGGATTTctgtataaaataaattaaatagttTTAtagaggtgtgttttttttttatgcagcttTTCTCAAAGAGCCTTTCGTTGGATGATGACCATGGTGTTTACAGTGGATGAAATTAACCGTAACTCAAGCCTGTTACCAGGTGTTAAACTAGGCTATCGGATTATGGACAGCTGTGACCATATTCACAGCAGCCTGCAAGGTCTTTTATCATTAATCAGTCACTCTAAAGCTGTCAACACTGAGAcagaaaaaacagcagaaattaaaGGCAGTGTTACTGAAAATGAAGAATTAAAAAATGTAgaaccaacaacaaaacaaagaataatGACCACACTGAAAAACCGAAGTGCTACAATTAACACTGCAATGACTAAaacttttaaagactttttaaatgacataaaagaaaatgcaacagAAGAGATGAACACAAGACAGTCTTCCACATGTCTGTATTATTCTCCTGTACCTGCTGTGATTGGTCTTGCATCTTCTTCCCCTACAAGAGCTGTAGCTCAGACACTTGGCCCATTCAAGATACCACTGGTAATAAATTGCACAACAGTGTTCAGTAATGTTTTGTGATTGGTTTGTGTTTTATCTCATTAACACAGAGTAATATCTCAGTAATGTAAAATGAAGTCATTCTCATTCTAGGTGAGTTATTTTGCCACTTGTACGTGTCTCAGTGACAAGAATTTGTACCCATCATTCTTGAGAACTGTGCCAAGTGATCTCTTTCAAGTTAGAGGTCTCGTACAGCTTGTCTCTTACTTTGGCTGGTTCTGGGTGGGCACAGTTGGCACTCCGGTGAGATAAAGACCtttttaaatgctaaaattTGTCAGTTTTAGACAACATGATTTAGAAAATCTTTGCTTATACATGTTTCAGGATGACTACAGTCTCTATGGCATCCAAGCATTTTCTACTCAGTTTATAGAACAAGGTGGATGTGTGGCATTTCACCTCACTATCCCAACATCACCCACAGTAGCTGAGATACAAGAAATGGCAGACAAACTGCAGAGTTCAACTGCTCATGTTGTTGTGGTCTTCGCTACAGAAGGGCAACTCTTAAATCTGTTCTTGGAAGTAAGTATGTTTGGTGACATATACTGTGATTAGTGTTATAATGTGACATATGTtacagcatttaaaattacattttaagaacaaggaacatgaaaaaagaaattctgCTCATGTAAATAATCAAATTTCTTTATCTATGCTTTTCCAGCTAACTCAGAGGAATGTGACAGGGATACAGTGGATAGCCAGTGAAGCCTGGGTGACCTCTAGTCGTCTGGCCTCACCCCAGTTCCACCCTCTCCTAGAGGGAACATTGGGCTTCTCGTTCCCTGGAGTCACCATCCCTGGcttaaaagagttttttttgAATGTCCGACCCTCTCCCAAACCAGGGATGGAATTTATCAATATGTTCTGGGAAGATCATTTTGGTTGTAAACTTGAGTTTGAAAGTGACAGAGCCAAAGAATATCAAGCAAATACTGTGGATAACTTTAATGTTATTGATAGTTTTACTTACAATACAGGTTCTCAAAGCAATTCTGGCCATATGGTCGGACTCACTGTCGGGAAAAAAAGTGTATTTAATGTGTCCGCTCATAGAAATGGTGAATATGCTGTGGGAAAGCCTGTATGCACAGGTTTAGAGTATCTGACATACACTGAGAGCAGTTATAGTGATGTATCTCGGGTCACAATAGCCTATAATGTGTATAAAGCTGTGTACGCCATTGCCCACGCTCTGCACACttttttgaactgtgactctGCAGGACCTAACAAGGGATTGTGTGAGAAACACAACTCATTTGCGAATGGTCAGGTATTTGAATTTATTACAAATTATTTAAATCAACAatcatgattttctttttcatttttgtggacattcttgtgttttgcttttctaattttgttttcatgtagTTTCTTCATCATCTGAAGATGGTGAATTTCACCAACCAGTTTGATGAAAGAGTATATTTTGACTCCAGCGGAGAGCCAGTCCCTCTGTATGACATCATTAACTGGCAGAAGGACAGCAAGGATGAAATGAGGTGGAATATAAGACTCTAAGATACAAATGAACTGTATGTTTGTTACAGCCCTGTGCAACCCCTACTCTCTTTGCAGTGGCAGTGAAAGAGTTTTCAGGTGTTGCTTTAGTTAATTAGTGAATAATTACACCTGATGAGGTGTGGATAAAGTCATGCCTGACATTAGCTTTGGAGACTCACCACTACTTGCTTTTATGCTATCTAGGTTCAAACTATTTAAGCAGTGCTTATtaagtaaattaaaataaaacacattttcttaaaaCTCTGGTGTCGGTCTCCACGTTACATCGTGGCTTTTGAGCCAGGGTGTAACAATGTTACAGTGATCATGAACAAGTATagttaaatttattttacttttctaaGGATAGCACCAATTTATGATGTAATGGTATTGCATATGTTGTTGTCCTGAATGCtttttttggaatattttaTGCTAATTTCTGGTAGATTTATCAAAGTGGGAAGCTATGATGGTTCAGCTCCACATGGGCAACAATTGCAGATAATGAAGAACACTATTGTGTGGACAAAAGGAGAGTCGCAAGTAGGTCATAGTTACCTTGAACTTATTTCTTATGACCCTTAAACTCTTTGATATACACTGTGTACATTAATGCCCATTATTATACTTTTCTCTGATCCATGTTCAGGTTCCTGTATCTCAGTGTAATGCTCCATGTCCACCTGGCAGCAGGCAGGCCACACGCCGAGGAGAGCCCAAATGCTGCTTTGACTGTTTGCCCTGTGCAGATGGAGAGATCAGCAATCAGACTGGTAGCCCacatgtgttttatttaaaacaaaatggattaaaatacaaataacaaTCTACCTTAAGTATTATGTAAGGTATTacataatctgtttttttttcaaaggttCCACCGAGTGCACAAAATGTCCTGAGTACTACTGgtcagacaaagaaaaagtgaaatgtaTTGCAGGATCGGAAGAATTCCTCTCTTTCTATGACACCATGGGTATCATCCTGGTTGTACTCACACTGCTGGGTTTCATCCTGACAACCATCATCACCATTGTCTTTCACAGTTTCCGCTATACACCCATCGTGAAGGCCAACAACTCCGAAATCAGTTTCTtgcttctcctgtcactcaAGCTCTGTTTCCTGTGTTCTCTGGTGTTCATTGGTCAGCCATCTTGGTGGACATGTAGGCTCCGCCAGGCAGCATTTGGGATCAGCTTTGTCTTGTGTC includes:
- the LOC115789995 gene encoding extracellular calcium-sensing receptor-like encodes the protein MMTMVFTVDEINRNSSLLPGVKLGYRIMDSCDHIHSSLQGLLSLISHSKAVNTETEKTAEIKGKEMNTRQSSTCLYYSPVPAVIGLASSSPTRAVAQTLGPFKIPLVSYFATCTCLSDKNLYPSFLRTVPSDLFQVRGLVQLVSYFGWFWVGTVGTPDDYSLYGIQAFSTQFIEQGGCVAFHLTIPTSPTVAEIQEMADKLQSSTAHVVVVFATEGQLLNLFLEGTLGFSFPGVTIPGLKEFFLNVRPSPKPGMEFINMFWEDHFGCKLDFTYNTGSQSNSGHMVGLTPVCTGLEYLTYTESSYSDVSRVTIAYNVYKAVYAIAHALHTFLNCDSAGPNKGLCEKHNSFANGQFLHHLKMVNFTNQFDERVYFDSSGEPVPLYDIINWQKDSKDEMRFIKVGSYDGSAPHGQQLQIMKNTIVWTKGESQVPVSQCNAPCPPGSRQATRRGEPKCCFDCLPCADGEISNQTGSTECTKCPEYYWSDKEKVKCIAGSEEFLSFYDTMGIILVVLTLLGFILTTIITIVFHSFRYTPIVKANNSEISFLLLLSLKLCFLCSLVFIGQPSWWTCRLRQAAFGISFVLCLSCLLVKTIVVLLAFRTNVPGSRGRKLFGSSQQRILIICTTAPQIFVCTGCVLGAPPFPFRNPNYQASTGKIVVECKEPWPPGFYLLLGYIGLLAFACLLLAFIGRKLPDTFNEAKFITFSMLIFWAVWISFIPAYVSSPGKLSVAVEIFAILASSFGLLLCIFVPKCYIILLHPERNIKKGMTGKYPR